The region ATTACCCGGCCATTACCTGGCCGCCGCGCCGGTGCCCGGTTGTGGTGCCCGGCGGGCGTCGCAGCGGCGCCGCTGCGACGTGGAAGGGCGTGGCCGCCGCGCATCGTCGCGGTGCGCGCCTGCGACTAACACCATGGTATGGGTGCCCGTTGCATCACTGCCGTGATCCAATCCCGATCCTTGTGATGACATGCCTGCTGGTTATAATCCGCAACACCTTTCCGAGCGCACTGGAGATCTGACCGTGACATCAACGAGCCTGGAGCCAGCCGACACCAGTGCGAGCGATGACGCGACGGTGCTGGTGGTCGACGACGATGCCGCGCTGCGCCGTGCGCTGGGCAGCCTGTTCCGCTCGGTCGGCCTGAAGGTGGCGTTGTACGCCTCGGCCGCCGAACTGCTGGCCGCGCCCTTTCCCGATACGCCATGCTGCCTGCTGCTCGATGTCAGGCTGCGCGGGCCGAGCGGACTCGACCTGCAGGCGCGTCTGGGCCAGCTGGGGGTTCATATCCCGATCATCTTCATGACCGGCTACGGCGACATCGCCATGACCGTCGCGGCCATGAAGGCAGGCGCCGAAGACTTCATGCCCAAGCCGTTCCGCGACCAGGACTTGCTCGATGCGGTGGCCGCCGCGCTGGAGAAGGACCGGGGCCGGCGCGAGGGCTTGCGCCAGCTTGAAGCGCTGCACGCCTGCTACCGCTCGCTGACGCCGCGCGAAGGCGAAGTCATGGGCCTGGCGGTGTCCGGCCTGCTCAACAAGCAGATTGCCGCCGAGATCGGGATCAGCGAGGTGACGGTGAAGATCCACCGTGGCCAGGCCATGCGCAAGATGAAGGCACGCACCTTCGCCGAGCTGGTGCTGATGGCGCAGCAGCTTGGCATCTGCAAGGTCGGCGGCTGAGTGCGCCCCCGCCAATCCGCGTGTGCTGGCGCGGCGCCCGCGACCCTTCCTGCCCCATGACGCCTGGCATCCCCCCGCGGCAAAGTACCGCGCCTGCCTTTGACAACGCCTGGCTGAAGCGGGCCGCACAAACCGTGCTGCATGTATCGGACGGCGTTAGCGCTGTGCAGCTGTTCGATCCCGACACCGGGCTGCGCGTCTTCGCCAGGAGTGCGCCGCTGGCCGGCAGCGGGCCGCTGCAGGAGGAAGCCCGGCTGGCCGCGCGCCTGCGGGCGGACTGGGCCGCGGTGCCGGCGGCCACGCTGCGCACGGCGGACCGCATGGTGGTGGTGTATGGCGGCGCGCCGGCGTCGACCCTCGCCGCCATGCTCGGCGATACCCCCGTGCCCGCCGCACGCTTTCTGGAACTGGCCATCGGCAGCGTGCGCGCGCTGGCGGGCGCGCATGCGCACGGCCTGTTGCATGGCGACATCCGGCCGCACAACCTGCTCGCCGACGGCAGCGCGGGCGTACGCCTGACCGGCTTCGAGCATGCCACCGCGCTGGACGCCATGCCGCCGGTCGTGCCGCGGCCCGGACCGGCATCGTGGCCCTACCAGTCGCCCGAGGTCGCCCGCGCCGACCAGGCGCGCACCAGTGCCCGCTCCGACCTGTACTCGCTCGGCGTCACCTTCTACCAGATGCTGACCGGCACGCTGCCGTTCACCGCCGACTCGCCGGCGGCGTGGCAGCATGCCCATCTCGCCATCGAACCGGTGCCGCCGCAGACTCGTGCTTCCGGCATCGAGCCGATGCTGGGCGCGATCGTGCTCAGGCTGCTGGCCAAGGATCCCGTCGACCGCCATGCCAGCGCCATGTCGCTGCTTGCCGACCTGCTGCGCTGCCAGGCGGACTGGCGCGAACGCGGCGAGATCGCGCCGTTTGTCCTCGATGCCGCCGGCGCCACGTCCACGCTGAACGTCTCCGGGGAACTCTTTGGCCGCGCGCGCGAAACCGCGCAACTTGCCGATGCGCTGGCGCGCGTGCGCCACAGCGGCCAGTCCGAGCTGGTGCTGATCGCCGGCCCCGCCGGCTCCGGCAAGTCGGCGCTGGCGGCCTGGCTGTCGTGCCAGGCAGGGCAGCAGGGCCTGCGCTTCGCCAGCGGCAAGAGCGACCAGTTGCAGCTCGATATTCCGTATGCGCCGGTCGCGCAGATGATCCGCGCGCTGACGCTGCCGCTGCTGGGCGAACCGGAAGCCGCGCTGGCGCCGCTGCGCGAGCGCTGGCTCGGCGCGCTGGCGGGGCAGGGCCGGGCCATTGCCGTGCTGGCGCCGGAGGCCGGGCATGTGCTTGGGCGCACCGCGCCGCTGGCCGACGTACCGGCCCAGCAGGCGCAGGCGCGCGCGCAGAAGGCCATTCTTGCCACCTTTGCCACGTTTGCCGACCGCGCCGCGCCGCTGGTGCTGTGCTTCGATGACCTGCAATGGGCCGACGCGTCGACCATTGCGCTGCTTGAAGCCTTTACCGCGCAACGGCCGGGCAACCTGCTGCTGATCGCCGCTTATCGCGACCACGGCAACGATGTGGAGCAGCGCTTCTCGTGGCTGCTGCATGCCAGCCGTGCCGGCGCGCTGCCGGTCACGCGCATCGCGGTCCGCCCGCTGGCCGTGCCGGAGCTGGCCGAGCTGGTCGGGGCTGCCCTCAACGAGCCCGCGCCGCGCGTGGAAGCGCTGGCGCGCCTGGTGCACGCGAAGACCGGCGGCAATCCCTTTTTCTCGTACCAGCTGTTGCGCGCGCTGGTCGACGACGGCGTGCTGGCCTACCGCGAGGACGGCTCCGGCTGGCACTGGGACGAGGCGGACGCCGCACAGCATCGCTACACCGACAGCGTGACCGACCTGATGACCCGTCGCTTCGCCAGGCTGCCGGAAGCCGGCACGGAACTGCTGCAGCAGCTGGCCTGCGTGGGCATCCGCTGCGAGCAAAGCCTGCTCGCGTGCGTGGCGCAGCTCAGTGCGCCGGAGCTCGGCGAGCGGGTGCGGCCATTCGTTGCCGCCGGGCTGCTGGTACGGACCGAGGACGGCTATGCGTTCCAGCATGACCGCGTGCTGGAAGCGGCGTACGCCATGATCGCGCCACGCGAGCGCCCCGCCGCGCATGCGCGCATCGCGGCCATCATGATCGAGCACTGGCAGGCCGGGCTGGCCGTGCATGCCTTCGAGATCGGCAACCAGATCGAACGCGCGGCCGGCCATCCGCTGCCGGAGCCGCAGCGCGTGGCGTTTGTCGAGGTGCTGCTGGTCGCCGCCAGGCGCGCCAGGCGCAGCGCGGCGATGGCGCAGGCAACGCGCTACACCGACGCGGCGTTCGCGCTGATGCAGCCGTCATGGTGGTCGACCCACTGCGCGCTGGCCTACGCCGCCAGCGTGCTGCACTGCGAATGCCTGCTGGCGCAGGCGCGGCTGGAGCCGGCCTCGCAGGAGATCGACGCGCTGCTGGCGCGCGAGCTGCCGCCGGTGGACAAGGCTGCCGTGCATCGGCTGAAGGCCAGCCTGCAGACGGTTCGTTCCGACTACGAGGGCGCGATCAACGCCGCGCTGTCCGGCCTGGCCCTGCTCGATATCCACCTGGAGCGCGGGCCGACGCCGGCACGCATGCGCGAGGCCTATGACGCGGTGAGGCAAGCGCTGGGCGGGCGCGCGATCGGCAGCCTGGCGTTGCTGCCGGCGACCGAAGACAGCCGCATCCAGACCATCATGGGGCTGTTGTCGACGCTGATCTCGTCGCTGTTCGTGCGCGACGGCATCAGCTTCCTGCATGTGGCCAAGATGGTGGAGCTGACGCTGGAGCACGGTGCCACCGCGCAATCGCCATACGGGCTGTCCTGGTTTGGCGTCTTTATCGCCAGCCTGTATGAGGAATACGAGGACGGGCTGGCCTACGGGCTGGCGGCCATGGACCTGGCCGACCGCCATGGCTACGAGGCCGAGCGCATCGCCACGCTGGTGGCGGTCGACCAGGTCAGCGCCTGGACCCGGCCGCTGTCCTACGCGCTGGCGCATGCGCAGCGCGCGGTCACGCTGGGCCGGGCTTCGGGCGATATCGGCATGGCCTGCTATGCCTGCAACCATATCGCGTCCGACCTGCTGGCCATGGGCGAGCACCTGCGCCTGGTGGAGGAAGAGATCGGCCGCGGGCTGGCGCTGACCCGGCTGGTGCAGTACCGGGATATCGAGCTGATCCTGTACTCGCAGCACCATTTCCTGCACCGGCTGCGCAGCGGCGACGACGCGCCGCCACAGGGCGAGGCCGTCCACCGGATGAGCGCGGGGCAGCGGCTGGCGCGCGCCAACTCGCTGCCCACCCAGTTCTGGATCTGGCTCTACGACGGCATGGCGGCGGTGTTCCGGCAGGAATGGGACCACGCGCTGCGCAGCCTGCGCGAGGCCGAAACGCTGATCTGGTCGGCGCCGGCGCATATCAACGTCGCGGATTGCCGGCTGTATCTGGCCATTGCGCTGGCGCACGCAGACACTGACGCGGCGCCGGACAGCGTCGTGGCGCAGGTATCCGCGCATCGCGACTGCTTTGCCCGCTGGGCGGCGCTGAACCCGCTGACCTTCCAGGGCAAGCTGGCGCTGGTCGACGCCGAACTGGCCCGCTTGCGCGGCGATTCGATGCAGGCGCTGGCCGGCTACGAGCAGGCCGCAGCCGCCGCCACGGCGGCGGGATTCGTGCATGAGTCGGCGCTCGCGCATGAGCTGGCCGGCCTGCTGTGCGACGCGCGCGGCCTGCCGACCGCGGCGGCGCAGCACTGGCGCCTGGCGCGTGCCGGCTATCGCCGCTGGGGCGCCGACTACAAGGCGATGCTGCTGGAAGCGCGACATCCGCAGCTCGACACGGCGGGACCCGACCACGTTGGCGACGACGCTGCCGGTGCCGACGGCAAGCGCAGCGCGGCCCGCTTGGAACTCGGCATGAAGGCGGCCCGGGCGATGTCCAGCGAGATCGTGATGGACCGGCTGATCGAAACGCTGATGACCCATGTGGTGGTCCATGCCGGCGCCCAGTACGGCTTGCTGCTGCTGATGCGCGGGGAGCAGCCCGTGATCGAGGCCTCGGCGCGCGTGGCCGGCGGCAAGGTGGTGGTGACGCTCGGCAGCGCGGTGCCGAGCGAGCAGGCGCTGCCTTTGGCGGTGCTCAACAGCGTGCTGCGTACCCGGCAGACGCTGGCGCTGGACGATGCCATGGTCGACGCGCCGTCGATCCGCACCAAGGGCGCCATTGCCGGCGGCCTGCGCTCGGTGCTGTGCCTGCCGCTGCTGCGCGGCGGCGGCGTGATCGGCGTGCTGTACCTGGAGAACAGCCTGGCACCGGCGGTGTTCGACGCCACCCGGATTGCCGAACTCGAAGTGCTGGCGCCGCAGCTGGCCATTTCGCTGGAAACCGCGCGCCTGTACGAGCAGCTGATCGACGAAAGCAACCGCCGTGTCGCGGCCGAAATGCGGCTGCGCAGCGCCAGCACGGCACTGGCCCGCACCTCGCACCTGACCGTGATGGGCAGCCTGGCCGCATCGATCGCCCATGAAGTGAACCAGCCGCTGACCGCCATCGTCGCCACCGTCGACGCCAGCCTGCGCTGGCTCAATCGGCCCAGGCCGGAGGTGGCCGAGGCGCTCGACGGCTTTACCCACATCCGGCAGAACGCCCTGCGCGCCGCCGATATCATCCGCGCCCTGCGCGCGCTGGCCAGGCAGGCGCCGGCGGTGCTGGCGCCGCTGCATCCAGACGATGTCCTGCGCGAGGTGCTGGACATGGCGCGCCTGGACATCGATGCGCACGACGTCAGGGTCGTGGCGCGCCTGGCGGCAGGACCGGCCGTGGTCGAAGCCGACCGCGTCCAGCTGCAGCAGGTGGTGCTGAACCTGATCACCAATGCGCTCGACGCCATGGCGCAGACCCCGCCCGCGCAACGCGAGCTGATCGTGACCTCGTACCGCGAGCAGGACAACGTCGTCGTCAGCGTGCAGGACGGTGGCGCCGGCATCCCCGACGACGTGCTGGACCAGTTGTTCGAACCGTTCTTCACCACCAAGGAAGACGGCATGGGCATGGGCCTGGCCATCTGCCGCTCCATCGTCGAGGCGCATGGCGGCACGCTGGAAGTGCGCAACCGGCGCAGCGGCGGCAGCGAGTTCCTGTTCCGGTTGCCGGTGTCCGGTCTGTTGCCGGCGGCGGCAGCCTGAAAGTCCGCCGCGGCGGCGCGGCGGGACGGTCAGGTTCACCCGTCCCGCATCACCTGCCTCACCCGCAGTTGGCGTCCGCCACGCACAGCCCGTGCACCACCATCTCGCCCATGAAATCCATGGATCCCTGGTCGGCAATGGCTTCGCGCAGCGCGTCCAGCGCGGCATCGTGGGCGTCGCCGGCATTGCCGGCCCGCAGCGGGGTGTCATGCCAGCGCCGCGGGATGGCTCCGGGGTCGATGTCGACCCCGGCACCGGCGGCCAGCGCAGCCAGCACGGCGCTTTCCGCTTCGGCCATGGCTGCGGCGGACAGGTTGCTGGCGGTTCCCGCGCCGAAACTGTCGAAGGCCTGCCCCGGCGGGCCGCCCATCACCTTCCACAGCGCCAGCTCGGTCAGCGGCGTGCAATTCACGGTGCGCCCGCCCAGCACCAGGCCGTGCAGACGCTGGCGGTTCGCTTCGCCCTGCGCGAGCCCGCCTTCGCAGCGGACCATCAGCGCGCCGTCCGGGACGCCGGACAGGCGGAAGGCACCGCTGGCATCGGCCGTGGCGTGGCGCACCTGCCCCTGCGCGTCGCGCACCTGCACGGTCGCGCCGGCCAACGCCGCGCCGACGGCCGCCGTGCCGCTCACTTCCTGCGCCGGATCATCCCCGCATGCCGCGACGGCCGCGACCCCGCATGCGAGCACGAGGTAGCGCCAGTATCGAAGTTGCTTGCCCATGGTATCGGTGCTCAGGGAGCGAGGTTGGCGAGCTCGCGGCGCGAGCGGTTGAACAGGCCGCGTGCCAGCGGCGTCGGGCGGAAGTCGACATCGAGCGGCGAGATGGTGATGTATTTCGCCAGGAAGGCGGGCGTCTCGGCCGTGCGTGCGAGCGCGGCGGGTTCGGTCTCGGCCGCGCCGACGTCGATCGATACCGTGTTGTCGGCGTTGCGCCGATAGGCCGTGGTAAAGGAATCCACGGTGCCGGGCACGGTCAGGCGCACGCCGGCCGGGGCCCCGCCGACCGGATAGTTGATGCTGAGCGGGTGGGCCACCGGCAGCAGCGGCTGGCCGGCGCCGCGGCTGGCCTCCAGGGTGGCGATCACGCGGGCCAGGAAGGCGCCGGCCTTGGGGAACGCGGCAATGGTGCCGGGAAAGCCCGAGCGGGCCTCGGCAAAGTCCACCCCCACGCTCAGCGCGATGCCGGGCACACCGCGGCGCGCGGCGTACAGCACGTTCATCACCGTGCCCGAGTGCGGGATCGAATCCGACAGGTTCTCGCCGAAGTTCGCGCCCGACACCACCAGGTCTGGCGTGAAGCCGCTTTCCGGCGCGACGATCTTCAGGCCCATGGCGGTGGCGTCCACCGGCGAGCCGCTGCTGATGTAGTCCGGATTGGTGCTGTTGAGCGCGCTGCCCGCGACGAAGGTGGGCTTGACCCGGTGCACGCAGAAGGTCTCGGCGCTGCCGGCGAGCGGATCCACCACCAGCCGGGTACGGCCATCGGGCACGGCATAGGCCGCGCCCGAGCCGCTCTGGTTGGTGGCGGGGCCGACCGTGACCACGCGGTGGCCGGCGTCCTGCAGGGCCTTGCGAACTGCGGCGATGCCGGGCGCGGCGCAGCCGTCGTCATTGGTCAGCAGGATATTGAGGGCGTGGGCCGGACTGGACGCGGCGGCCAGTGCCATGACAGCAAAGGCGAAGCCGGCAAGCCGCGGGCGGGCATGAAGTCTGAGCATGGGTACCTGTCTCCTCTTTCTTTGTGGGACTGCCATTCCCGCGAAGGCGGAAATCTAGCGTCTTTCACGTTCCCTTCGGGGATAAAGTCACTGGGTTCCCGCCTTCGCGGGAACGACTGTGGTTAACGGAACGGCAATACCGGTGGGCTGCGCGGGAGGGAAAGCGGTGCGGTCCTTACGCGACCGGCAGGCCCCGCGCGCGCGCCAGCGTGATCGCGGTGTCCTCGATCATGTCTTCCTGCCCGCCCACCAGCCGCTGCCGGCCCAGCTCCACCAGGATCTCGCGCGCGGGGATGCGGTACTTGGCCTCGGCGCGCTTGGCAAACAGCAGGAACGACGAATACACCCCGGCATAGCCCAGCGTGAGCGCGTCGCGGTCGATGCGAATGGGGTGGTCCATGATCGGCACCACCAGGTCCTCGGCGACGTCGGCAATGCGGAATACGTCGACGCCGGTCTCGATGCCCATGCGCTCGCACACGGCCACCAGCACTTCCATCGGCGTGTTGCCGGCGCCCGCGCCAAGCCCTGCCGCCGCGGCATCGATGCGGGTCGCGCCGCAGGTGATCGCGGCGAGCGAATTGGCCACGCCCATGGCCAGGTTGTGGTGGCCGTGGAAGCCCAGCTCGGTCTCGGGGCGCAAGGCCTGCCGCACAGCGGTGAGCTTCTCGGTGACAT is a window of Cupriavidus taiwanensis LMG 19424 DNA encoding:
- a CDS encoding response regulator transcription factor, with translation MTSTSLEPADTSASDDATVLVVDDDAALRRALGSLFRSVGLKVALYASAAELLAAPFPDTPCCLLLDVRLRGPSGLDLQARLGQLGVHIPIIFMTGYGDIAMTVAAMKAGAEDFMPKPFRDQDLLDAVAAALEKDRGRREGLRQLEALHACYRSLTPREGEVMGLAVSGLLNKQIAAEIGISEVTVKIHRGQAMRKMKARTFAELVLMAQQLGICKVGG
- a CDS encoding trifunctional serine/threonine-protein kinase/ATP-binding protein/sensor histidine kinase; translated protein: MLHVSDGVSAVQLFDPDTGLRVFARSAPLAGSGPLQEEARLAARLRADWAAVPAATLRTADRMVVVYGGAPASTLAAMLGDTPVPAARFLELAIGSVRALAGAHAHGLLHGDIRPHNLLADGSAGVRLTGFEHATALDAMPPVVPRPGPASWPYQSPEVARADQARTSARSDLYSLGVTFYQMLTGTLPFTADSPAAWQHAHLAIEPVPPQTRASGIEPMLGAIVLRLLAKDPVDRHASAMSLLADLLRCQADWRERGEIAPFVLDAAGATSTLNVSGELFGRARETAQLADALARVRHSGQSELVLIAGPAGSGKSALAAWLSCQAGQQGLRFASGKSDQLQLDIPYAPVAQMIRALTLPLLGEPEAALAPLRERWLGALAGQGRAIAVLAPEAGHVLGRTAPLADVPAQQAQARAQKAILATFATFADRAAPLVLCFDDLQWADASTIALLEAFTAQRPGNLLLIAAYRDHGNDVEQRFSWLLHASRAGALPVTRIAVRPLAVPELAELVGAALNEPAPRVEALARLVHAKTGGNPFFSYQLLRALVDDGVLAYREDGSGWHWDEADAAQHRYTDSVTDLMTRRFARLPEAGTELLQQLACVGIRCEQSLLACVAQLSAPELGERVRPFVAAGLLVRTEDGYAFQHDRVLEAAYAMIAPRERPAAHARIAAIMIEHWQAGLAVHAFEIGNQIERAAGHPLPEPQRVAFVEVLLVAARRARRSAAMAQATRYTDAAFALMQPSWWSTHCALAYAASVLHCECLLAQARLEPASQEIDALLARELPPVDKAAVHRLKASLQTVRSDYEGAINAALSGLALLDIHLERGPTPARMREAYDAVRQALGGRAIGSLALLPATEDSRIQTIMGLLSTLISSLFVRDGISFLHVAKMVELTLEHGATAQSPYGLSWFGVFIASLYEEYEDGLAYGLAAMDLADRHGYEAERIATLVAVDQVSAWTRPLSYALAHAQRAVTLGRASGDIGMACYACNHIASDLLAMGEHLRLVEEEIGRGLALTRLVQYRDIELILYSQHHFLHRLRSGDDAPPQGEAVHRMSAGQRLARANSLPTQFWIWLYDGMAAVFRQEWDHALRSLREAETLIWSAPAHINVADCRLYLAIALAHADTDAAPDSVVAQVSAHRDCFARWAALNPLTFQGKLALVDAELARLRGDSMQALAGYEQAAAAATAAGFVHESALAHELAGLLCDARGLPTAAAQHWRLARAGYRRWGADYKAMLLEARHPQLDTAGPDHVGDDAAGADGKRSAARLELGMKAARAMSSEIVMDRLIETLMTHVVVHAGAQYGLLLLMRGEQPVIEASARVAGGKVVVTLGSAVPSEQALPLAVLNSVLRTRQTLALDDAMVDAPSIRTKGAIAGGLRSVLCLPLLRGGGVIGVLYLENSLAPAVFDATRIAELEVLAPQLAISLETARLYEQLIDESNRRVAAEMRLRSASTALARTSHLTVMGSLAASIAHEVNQPLTAIVATVDASLRWLNRPRPEVAEALDGFTHIRQNALRAADIIRALRALARQAPAVLAPLHPDDVLREVLDMARLDIDAHDVRVVARLAAGPAVVEADRVQLQQVVLNLITNALDAMAQTPPAQRELIVTSYREQDNVVVSVQDGGAGIPDDVLDQLFEPFFTTKEDGMGMGLAICRSIVEAHGGTLEVRNRRSGGSEFLFRLPVSGLLPAAAA
- the surE gene encoding 5'/3'-nucleotidase SurE: MLRLHARPRLAGFAFAVMALAAASSPAHALNILLTNDDGCAAPGIAAVRKALQDAGHRVVTVGPATNQSGSGAAYAVPDGRTRLVVDPLAGSAETFCVHRVKPTFVAGSALNSTNPDYISSGSPVDATAMGLKIVAPESGFTPDLVVSGANFGENLSDSIPHSGTVMNVLYAARRGVPGIALSVGVDFAEARSGFPGTIAAFPKAGAFLARVIATLEASRGAGQPLLPVAHPLSINYPVGGAPAGVRLTVPGTVDSFTTAYRRNADNTVSIDVGAAETEPAALARTAETPAFLAKYITISPLDVDFRPTPLARGLFNRSRRELANLAP